DNA from Bacteroidota bacterium:
CAGTTCTTTGGTAAGCTCCAGCTCAACTTTTATCTGACCTTTATGAATTTCAGAATATTCAAAATGCTCAAAGAACGTGTCATCAATGTTAAAAACAAACTGATGCTTCCCGGCTGCAAGACCGTTGAAATTTATTATGAACTGTTTGGTGTCTTCCACAACAAATCCCTGTTTAAAGGGGGGCAAAATTACATAAATTATCGGGAATAACAAATTATTATTTGAAGGCTTTTTCAGGAAGCCCGTCGCCACTTAGTTTCAGTCGGTCAAAGTACGCAGGTACTTCACCTCCGGTAAGTTTGTTAACATACAGCTTCGCAAGATACTGTCCCAGCATAAATCCCTGTCCCCTCAGACCCACGAAAAGCCCGAGTTCTGTATCAATAACCATACGGGGCTCAATGTAATAGCCTGCCCACACGGCCTGGAAACCTACCGACGAAAGTGCCGGAATCCAGTCAACAAATGTTTCGGTAGCAATCTCAATAAATTCTTTTGAATTAATCTTTACATTGCCCAGCGCTTCCTGTGCATCAACTGCCGGTGAGGCACAGCCGATTACCTGACCGGTTTCAGCCAGCTGCTGTCCGTAAACAGCCGAAAATCCTTTGTGCTTGCGCCGGTCAATAAGCATATCAAGCGGAGCGCCGTTGAGTCCCAGCATGGGTAATCTGCGGGTAATAAACGCCTGATGCTTAACCGGGTAAAGTCCGGTTTCCAGACCCAGCTTTTTCGCAAACTTATCGCTGTCGGGCCCTAGCGCATTAATAAACACCTCGGTATGGTATTCCTTGTATTTTTTCTCATGGTCCTGTACCAGCACGATATAGGTTTTGCCTTCTTTTCTGATATCTATCAACCGGCAATCTTCGAGTATGGTGCCTCCTTTTTCGATACCGATACGGCGGATAAGGTCAATAACCCTGCCAGGCGTGGCCTGCCAGCAATTATGAGTGACCAGAGCTGCCGAGTATTTGTCCAGTTTTGCATTAAAATACGGCGATATTTCTTTGCGGAAGTCTTTGGCATCTACCATATAAGCATCAGACCACGACATGGAATCTACACAGGCTTTGTACATTGCCTCGTCGTGCGCAAAATTCACATAGCGTATCTGCTTGTAATTAATATCGTGAAGCTGTTGTAATTCTTTGAATATCTCAAGATTATGTTCGGCAATATCTGCGATTTCAGGAAGGCTGAATGCGGGTCTTCCGCCGGCGATGTTGCGCCACGACGCGCCACGGCCATAGTTTGCCAGCACCGGTTTGAGACCGGCTTCAGACAGATATCTGAACAAAGAGCTTCCGCCTATGCCGCCACCGGCAACAAATGAAGCTACTTTTATCTGCTGTGGTTTTTCGGTTCCTATGGACGTAATTACCCTTTCGTTGATGCCTTGAGGGTAAAGCTCACCCATACTGATCTGGTTCGACAGCGGTCCCCGGGGCGTTGCGTCTCCGACAATAGAAACGCCCGAGCCGCGCAGCGTCTGTTTTAACCGGCGGATGCAGCGTTTGCCTCGGCAGGCGCCCATTCCGAGGCGGGTGGTATGTTTTATTTCGTCTACAGAAATAAACTGGCGGTCGCCGATAACTTCCTGTATCTCGCTCAGCGTAACATCATCGCAATGACAAATGTATTTTTCTTCTTCAAGTTCCACCTGGGTTTTGTGCATTGTAACAGGCTCAGGGTAATCAGATTTTACAATAAATCCGCGTACATCCATCAGCCCAGCCCCGTGAATAGTCTCCGATTTCAGACGGACAACATTGGTTTTATTCGGTTTTTTCAGAACTTTTTCAATGAAACCTTCTCCCAGTTTTTTACCATTATTATCTACCAGATAAACCGCTGATTTTTCTTCAACCGCATATTCAACGGGCATAAACAGCCAGTCTTTTTTGGTGCTGTATCCAAAAATTGCCAGTCCGGGACATTGATAAACGCAATCCATGCA
Protein-coding regions in this window:
- a CDS encoding FAD-dependent oxidoreductase, which produces MYKVTKHPILEVPEGKKVVFTFEGKEIEGESGFTIAAALHQAGFPVHSHSLRNRERSLECGIGKCGACEMLVDGKIKRICITRIDGIKTVSEIPKDYAPEAVDFIKTDSIDVYKTDVVIIGAGPAGLACREELNKHGIPNIVIDNNDRIGGQFLMQTHQFFFFEKEKKFGGMRGFDIAETLAGDDHSGIFLNSTVWDLLDGKRVAVKNLVTGTIYYVDTHFLVIATGAVPFMPAFENDDLPGVYTAAVVQKMMNSEFTLLGKNVLTVGAGNIGYLTSYQLMQAGAKVKAIVEAMPNEGGFPVQANRIRRLGIPVLLSHILIKALPNENHDGIIGAVVAECENFKPIPGTEKIIDGIDAINICTGLVPDDQLLIKGYEVFGRNCLGAGDAIRIGEGTSAVVRGKQVAFEILQEMNEPFSYNEYLAVSKEYIDSQQHPVKIIEAPYSPSAERMDAKPFVLIDCLYGFACNPCEFACPHAAITKTSTSTVPQIDFDKCIGCMDCVYQCPGLAIFGYSTKKDWLFMPVEYAVEEKSAVYLVDNNGKKLGEGFIEKVLKKPNKTNVVRLKSETIHGAGLMDVRGFIVKSDYPEPVTMHKTQVELEEEKYICHCDDVTLSEIQEVIGDRQFISVDEIKHTTRLGMGACRGKRCIRRLKQTLRGSGVSIVGDATPRGPLSNQISMGELYPQGINERVITSIGTEKPQQIKVASFVAGGGIGGSSLFRYLSEAGLKPVLANYGRGASWRNIAGGRPAFSLPEIADIAEHNLEIFKELQQLHDINYKQIRYVNFAHDEAMYKACVDSMSWSDAYMVDAKDFRKEISPYFNAKLDKYSAALVTHNCWQATPGRVIDLIRRIGIEKGGTILEDCRLIDIRKEGKTYIVLVQDHEKKYKEYHTEVFINALGPDSDKFAKKLGLETGLYPVKHQAFITRRLPMLGLNGAPLDMLIDRRKHKGFSAVYGQQLAETGQVIGCASPAVDAQEALGNVKINSKEFIEIATETFVDWIPALSSVGFQAVWAGYYIEPRMVIDTELGLFVGLRGQGFMLGQYLAKLYVNKLTGGEVPAYFDRLKLSGDGLPEKAFK